The DNA sequence ATGACCGATGCCACCGGCAGCCCGAGACACTCCGTCAGCGTCGCTGCCGTGATCGTCGATTCAGCCGGGCGAGCGCTGGTGACGCAACGTCGCGACAACGCCCGATGGGAACCGCCCGGCGGGGTGCTCGAGCTTGAAGAATCCGTGCTGGACGGCGTACGCCGCGAGGTCTGGGAGGAGACAGGCCTTGTCGTCGAGCCGACTCGACTCACCGGCGTCTACAAGAACATGCCCCGTGGCATCGTCGCGCTGATGTTCCGCGCCGAGATCACCGGGGGAACTCTCTCGACGTCCGACGAGACGAGCCAAGTCGAGTGGTGGACACCCGAAACGGTGGCGGAGCGGATGGACCCCGCCTACGCAGTCCGGGTGCTCGACGCGCTGCGCGAGGACGGCCCGGCCGTCCGCGCCCACGATGGTGTTGCGCTGCTTACCGGTGTTGCCGCCCTGCCCCGCTGACCCCTGAACAGCCAGCTGCCGGCAGTGCTGCAAGAGCTCACTACATGTCGTTGGCCCCCGAGTAGGGCGATCGTCGAGGCAGCGGACGGAGCCGTGACAGGCTGAGAGCCGTGGCCAGGACCGAGCACTTCAACAACCCGGACGCCCCCCGACCGAACTCGATCGTTGTCGCTGTGACCGCCTTCGTCCTCGACGCGGACGACCGCGTTCTCCTGGTACGCCGGACAGACAACGACCTGTGGGCGCTACCGGGCGGGGCGCAGGACTTCGGCGAGTACATCGCCGAGACAGCCGTGCGTGAGACCAAGGAGGAAGCCGGGGTTGACATCGAGGTGACCGACATCGTCGGCCTCTACACCAACCCGAACCATGTCATCGAGTACAGCGATGGCGAGGTACGGCAGCAGTTCTCTATCTGCTTCCGCGCCCGGTACCTGTCCGGCGAACCCACCACGAGCGACGAGTCGTCCGAAGTTCGGTGGGTGGCCGAGGATGAGCTGAGCGCGCTGACAATCCATCCGTCCATGCGACTGCGCATCGATCACGGCTACGAGGGGCGTTCGAAGCCGTACATCGGTTAGGACACCGCGAGTCGATCCGTGGTGCGCTCGACGGCTTCGAGCAGCGTCGGTCTGGCCCGTACCCAGAACCTGGTGACCAGGTGGTCAGGGCCGTAGCGTTGCTCGATCTCCGCCAGGCGGTCCAGAACGGCGACGTCGTGGCCGTCCGGGCCGGTGGTCATGTCCGCGTACCAGAGGGCATCAGCGGTCAGCGAATGTTCCTGCGGGAACTCAGCGGCCAGCTCGTCCCGAAGGCCGCGTTCCTCCGCCTCGAACAGCGCGCACGAGTGATGAGCCACCAGCGCGGCCACGCGATCGGACACCCCGACACGACGTAGCCACCGCCCGCCGTCGAGAGCGTGCAGGCCGGTATCGGCCACCCCGGGGGTGTACCCGACATCGTGCAGCCACGCGGCAGCGACGAGAACCTCAGCGTCCGTCGGGTCCAGGACGTGACTGACCTCGCCGGCCTTTCCGGCAACGGTCTGCACATGACGCCAACGCCGAGGTAGAGCAGCAGCTAACTGTTCCTCGGCAAGCTCAGCCGCTCGCGCCACCAGCCCCGACATACCCGGAGCGTACGGCGTCCCTAGCGAAACGGGCCGCACGCGCCGCCGCCTGGGCGCGCGGCGCGGGCGAGCGCACGCCGCGCCGGTCGTGCGGGAGCCGGGCGCGTACGGGTTGCGGTCAAGGCCGTCTCTTGGTTCGTCCTCCGCAGTGGGTTACCCGCAAACTGGTGTGGAGGTGCCAAGTGGCCTGCTGCCTCGATCCAAAAGAAAACCCGGCCCCTCTAGGGGAACCGGGTGGTATATGCAGTGAATTCTAGCGCAGCCAAGTCCGACCTGCAACTGAAACTGGCGACAGGGCTCTTACCAGCCGGACGGGCGTACGTAGGTCCCGGCAGGGCTGACGACCGGGTCGCTGAGCTGGCAGGTTTGGAAGTCCGCAGCTGCGAGCTGCCTCCACCAGTGCCCGCCTACACCCCCGCCTCGCTGTCCCTTCAACGCCCCTGCCAGGTAGTTCCGCGATGGGTTGATCGTGCCGACAGGGACCTTTGTCCTCGCGTAGGACACAGGAAATTTAAGATCACTGTCGTTGGAGAGTACGAGGGCTGCGTCTACCTGGGATGTGAGGACGTCGACCAGGAGGTGAGAAGCCACGTTGACATCGGAGCCCTTTTCCTCTCGATGGGCGTACGACACCATGAATGTCGCATCCTGTACCGGATTGCCCTGCGCGTCCTGAACCATTATGGGCCACTGGGAGGTTACGAGCTGGGGTCCAGCCCTACGACTCTGAGCCTGCACTGCCAGCGGGGCGTACTTCACGCGAGAGACGTAGCTGCCGTACTCGATGAGGTCGACGCTCGATGATGCCGTGAGGGCCTTGAGGTAGATGTCTTGATCGCGGAAGCCTGAGGGATTGCTCGCAGCATCGATTACAGCAGTGCAGTAAACGATTCGGTGAACCTGGGCACCCGCCCAGCTCGGTACGTTCGCTAGCAAGCGCTCTGCAAGAGCCCGGACGTCGAGCCAGCGCCAGCCGGGAGTTCCCTGTCCGCACAGCCCTCTGCCACCGTAGTAGAGGTTGTACCCATCGACATACACACCAACGCGCACCGGCGAACGCTACCAGTAACGAGCAAGGACTTTCGACTCTGCGGTGCCCGTTGCGTGCCCGATCGGTCGGCTAGCAGAGGTCAAGACGATGCCCCGTAGTGAAGGGTCCCTAAACGTCCCCCGCCATGGTGTAGGTCGGGGCCATATGAGGCGTACAGCCGTCAACTCGACGCGGCACCACCGCGCGGTGGAAAGCGCCAGCGGTCAGGACAGGCCGGCGGGGCGGTCCAGGTCACCGGGCACCCATGGCAGCCGTACGGTGTCCCATGGCACCCGCTGCAGCAGGCGCAGCAGCAGCCAACCGAGCAGCAGCCCGGCGACCGAGTCGGTCAACCAGTGGTAGCCGAGGTAGACCGTGCTGCAGAACAGGACCGCCGCAGGCAGGAAGCGCAGCGCCAGGTAGCCGGGGAACGGCCGCCCGGCCGGCACCTGCCGCCCGTACGAGCGGCACAGCGCGGTGATCAGCAGGGCGATCACCGCGTACCAGACGATCGCGTTGGTCACGTGCCCGGACGGGTACGCCATCGCCGGGGTCGCCTCGGTGAACAGCCGCTCCGGGAACGGGTCGTCGAAGTCGTGCGGATAGCCCCGGGGCAGCAGCACCTTCATCGCGCCGACGCTGAGGTAGGTCGCCACCACCGCGCCGAGCACCGGCAGCAGCGGACGCACCGAACGGACCCGCCGGGCCAGCCAGAGCGCCAGCACGGTGGAGACCGGGATCAGCAGCCAGCCGCCCTGGCCGAAGAAGTTGAGCACCCGGGCCACCCAGTAGGCCACCGGCGGCCGGTGCGCGTCGACCCAGTCCCGTACCGCCAGGTCGGTGTCGAGGAACACCCCGGCGGCGAGCGCCCCGGTCAGCCCGGCCAGCGCGGCCAGCAGCACCGCGTCGAACCACCAGCCGGCCGGCGTCGGCCCGGGTCGCCGCGGCGCGTCGGCCGGCGGCGCGGACGGGCGGGTGGCGGTTGGCTCGGGCACGCCGGCCAGGTTACCGAACCGGTGCGGTGACGATGTCGTGTCGGGGCGGCGACAGCTTGACGGCGGGACCACCACGAAGACGCTGAATATGGATCAAATCAACAGTGTTAGCCGAGCCACGGCAGGCGGCATCCGGGCGTCGTACCCGTCATGCTTGATCCCGTGCGGATCACCTCGGCCCTTGTGGACCCGGCGCTGCTCGACCTGCCCTGGTCGACACCGCTGGAGCAGTGGCCTGCCGACCACCTGGTGGCGCTGCCGCAGGGCATCTCCCGGCACGTCGTCCGGTTCGTCAAACTCGCCGGCACCGTCTACGCCGTGAAGGAGACCGGCGAACGGGTCGCCGAACGCGAGTACGACCTGCTGCGCGCCCTGGAGCGCATCGACTTCCCGGCCGTCGAAGCGGTGGCGATCGTCGCCGACCGCACCGACGCCGACGGCGAACCGCTCGACCCGGTGCTGATCACCCGGCATCTGCAGTTCTCGCTGCCGTACCGGGCGCTGTTCTCCAACCAGCTGCGCCCGGAGACCCTGGCCCGACTGCTCGACGCGCTCGCCGCGCTGATCGTCAGGATGCACCTGACCGGCTTCTTCTGGGGTGACTGCTCGCTGTC is a window from the Solwaraspora sp. WMMD792 genome containing:
- a CDS encoding NUDIX domain-containing protein: MARTEHFNNPDAPRPNSIVVAVTAFVLDADDRVLLVRRTDNDLWALPGGAQDFGEYIAETAVRETKEEAGVDIEVTDIVGLYTNPNHVIEYSDGEVRQQFSICFRARYLSGEPTTSDESSEVRWVAEDELSALTIHPSMRLRIDHGYEGRSKPYIG
- a CDS encoding NYN domain-containing protein, which translates into the protein MRVGVYVDGYNLYYGGRGLCGQGTPGWRWLDVRALAERLLANVPSWAGAQVHRIVYCTAVIDAASNPSGFRDQDIYLKALTASSSVDLIEYGSYVSRVKYAPLAVQAQSRRAGPQLVTSQWPIMVQDAQGNPVQDATFMVSYAHREEKGSDVNVASHLLVDVLTSQVDAALVLSNDSDLKFPVSYARTKVPVGTINPSRNYLAGALKGQRGGGVGGHWWRQLAAADFQTCQLSDPVVSPAGTYVRPSGW
- a CDS encoding HD domain-containing protein, whose translation is MSGLVARAAELAEEQLAAALPRRWRHVQTVAGKAGEVSHVLDPTDAEVLVAAAWLHDVGYTPGVADTGLHALDGGRWLRRVGVSDRVAALVAHHSCALFEAEERGLRDELAAEFPQEHSLTADALWYADMTTGPDGHDVAVLDRLAEIEQRYGPDHLVTRFWVRARPTLLEAVERTTDRLAVS
- a CDS encoding phosphatase PAP2 family protein encodes the protein MPEPTATRPSAPPADAPRRPGPTPAGWWFDAVLLAALAGLTGALAAGVFLDTDLAVRDWVDAHRPPVAYWVARVLNFFGQGGWLLIPVSTVLALWLARRVRSVRPLLPVLGAVVATYLSVGAMKVLLPRGYPHDFDDPFPERLFTEATPAMAYPSGHVTNAIVWYAVIALLITALCRSYGRQVPAGRPFPGYLALRFLPAAVLFCSTVYLGYHWLTDSVAGLLLGWLLLRLLQRVPWDTVRLPWVPGDLDRPAGLS
- a CDS encoding NUDIX hydrolase, which encodes MTDATGSPRHSVSVAAVIVDSAGRALVTQRRDNARWEPPGGVLELEESVLDGVRREVWEETGLVVEPTRLTGVYKNMPRGIVALMFRAEITGGTLSTSDETSQVEWWTPETVAERMDPAYAVRVLDALREDGPAVRAHDGVALLTGVAALPR